From one Deinococcus sp. QL22 genomic stretch:
- a CDS encoding VanW family protein, producing the protein MKRFLLPLLTLALLAPAQAAQSSQAQPFKLILKASEQKIHKGKVTRHLVVKSWTLPSSGIAASKKYRKVSTTLTPMLNQIERQVNARKPEPAVFRNVRGRWIATDQTGWLFDRDRTKANLLKAIRSGKGQAQVAFKVLRPQRSVAVLAKRGVRSHVASGSSSYAGSPSFRERNVLVGASKLDNFFIAPGHEFNFNEEVGRIDASTGFVKGFVITGGTLEKEDGGGICQVSATIFRALYKAGLPITERHEHSHRVKYYDPVGFEATVYAPAKNLRMKNDTGAYLMIQATWNTAAKTVRFDVFGANTGRTVNISRPSITSFKAPKQPSYTADPNVALGSRRLLDTPAQGMTSVIRRTIKIKGKVISTDTLKSRYEPWGAVYGVNPKDKRLKSRL; encoded by the coding sequence ATGAAGCGCTTTCTTCTGCCTCTCCTGACGCTGGCCCTTCTGGCACCAGCGCAGGCGGCTCAGTCCAGTCAAGCCCAGCCGTTCAAGCTGATTCTTAAGGCCAGTGAACAGAAAATTCACAAAGGCAAAGTCACCCGCCATCTGGTCGTCAAGTCCTGGACCTTACCGTCCTCAGGCATCGCGGCGAGCAAAAAATACCGCAAGGTCAGTACCACCCTCACGCCGATGCTGAACCAGATCGAAAGGCAGGTCAACGCCCGCAAACCTGAACCGGCCGTGTTCCGGAATGTCAGAGGACGCTGGATCGCGACGGATCAAACCGGCTGGCTGTTTGACCGTGACCGCACCAAAGCCAACCTCCTTAAAGCCATCCGGAGCGGGAAGGGCCAGGCGCAAGTGGCGTTTAAGGTGCTTCGTCCGCAGCGCAGTGTAGCGGTTCTCGCCAAGCGTGGAGTCCGGTCGCACGTTGCCTCCGGCAGCAGCAGTTACGCCGGTAGCCCGTCATTCCGCGAGCGAAATGTTCTGGTCGGCGCCAGCAAGCTGGACAACTTCTTTATTGCGCCAGGCCACGAGTTCAACTTCAACGAGGAGGTTGGGCGGATCGACGCCAGCACCGGTTTTGTCAAAGGCTTTGTGATCACGGGCGGAACCCTGGAGAAAGAGGACGGTGGTGGGATCTGCCAGGTCAGTGCCACCATTTTCCGGGCACTCTACAAGGCTGGGCTGCCCATCACCGAGCGTCACGAGCACAGTCACCGCGTGAAGTATTACGACCCGGTCGGTTTCGAGGCGACCGTGTACGCTCCTGCCAAAAACCTCCGGATGAAGAACGACACGGGTGCTTACCTGATGATCCAGGCAACTTGGAACACGGCAGCCAAGACGGTGCGTTTCGATGTCTTCGGGGCCAATACCGGACGGACGGTAAACATCAGCAGGCCGTCGATCACCAGCTTCAAGGCGCCTAAACAGCCGAGTTACACGGCCGATCCCAATGTGGCCTTGGGCTCGCGGCGCCTGCTTGATACGCCCGCTCAGGGCATGACCAGCGTGATTCGGCGAACCATCAAGATCAAGGGCAAAGTCATCAGCACAGACACCTTGAAAAGCAGGTATGAGCCCTGGGGTGCGGTCTATGGTGTCAACCCCAAGGATAAGCGCCTGAAATCCAGACTCTGA
- a CDS encoding pyruvate carboxyltransferase: protein MTRIEDVPLPQLFPEAYPAERFPQFVWTQRPATLPAQAWTTETTHRDGQQGGLPLTVTQGVQIYDLMCAFTGASGAIRQAEFFVYRASDRQMLEAALERFRGGAPVEPTTWIRASRKDAALVGALGVRETGMLASASDYHTFYKFTPGGRSQAARTYLEAVEAVLGAGLRPRLHLEDATRAPREFLLPFVDAVVELAAPYGEAGRPKFRLCDTMGLGLPYEGVAWPRSVPGMVREVLALGVQGEDLEFHPHNDTHLVVANCLAAVMAGCGAINGTLLGKGERTGNAPLEGVLLQLLGMGYFVDQAPDFTQLNALAELYEGLGQGVPAKSRCTAKTRTGLGQAFTRTG, encoded by the coding sequence ATGACACGCATTGAGGATGTGCCGCTTCCCCAGCTCTTTCCCGAGGCTTACCCGGCAGAGCGTTTCCCGCAGTTCGTGTGGACGCAGCGTCCGGCCACCTTGCCTGCCCAAGCCTGGACAACGGAAACCACCCACCGCGATGGACAGCAGGGTGGCCTGCCGCTGACAGTCACGCAAGGGGTGCAGATTTACGACCTGATGTGCGCGTTCACCGGGGCCAGCGGGGCCATCCGGCAAGCCGAGTTCTTTGTGTACCGTGCCTCTGACCGTCAGATGTTGGAAGCCGCGCTGGAACGCTTCCGGGGCGGCGCGCCCGTGGAACCCACCACCTGGATCCGTGCCAGCCGTAAGGATGCGGCGCTGGTGGGGGCGCTGGGCGTGAGGGAAACGGGCATGCTGGCGAGTGCCAGCGACTATCACACCTTCTATAAATTCACCCCGGGAGGCCGGTCTCAGGCGGCGCGAACGTACTTGGAAGCTGTCGAAGCCGTGCTGGGCGCGGGCCTGAGGCCTCGCCTGCATCTGGAGGACGCCACCCGCGCGCCGCGGGAGTTCCTGCTGCCGTTTGTAGACGCCGTGGTGGAGTTGGCCGCCCCGTATGGCGAGGCCGGGCGACCCAAATTCCGCCTCTGCGACACGATGGGGCTGGGGTTACCCTACGAAGGTGTGGCGTGGCCGCGCAGTGTTCCCGGCATGGTGCGTGAGGTGCTGGCCCTGGGCGTGCAAGGTGAGGACTTGGAATTCCATCCACACAACGACACCCATCTGGTCGTGGCCAATTGCCTGGCGGCGGTCATGGCCGGCTGCGGGGCCATCAACGGCACCCTCTTGGGAAAAGGCGAGCGAACGGGCAATGCACCTCTGGAAGGCGTCTTGCTTCAACTCTTGGGCATGGGCTATTTCGTGGATCAGGCGCCTGATTTCACTCAGCTCAACGCGCTGGCCGAGCTCTACGAAGGGCTGGGTCAGGGGGTTCCCGCCAAGTCCCGTTGTACGGCAAAGACGCGCACCGGACTCGGGCAGGCATTCACGCGGACGGGTTGA
- a CDS encoding citrate/2-methylcitrate synthase: MSHSLSAAEATERLGVNRATLYAYVSRGLIRSEPTQGKTRERRYSGEDVDTLVRRKEERRDPEKTVQGALNWGVPVLESALTLITEGRLYYRGYDAVHLAEQCSFEEVAALLWTGELRAIALPLRAHLALIPQSPESGLLESFAQALTHAGARDLQASDARPGAQPGNAARVLSLLFAVVERHRGIPGAPDLALHERLGRAWGAAPLHTDLLRRALILTADHELNVSSFTARCIASSGAGLHHAALGGLCALQGVRHGLGTELCSELLDLAERQGAARALSSVMRRFRRPPGFGHRLYPEGDPRGQALLDQVMATSPDLPALQVAHDLCAEVKRELGELPNVDLALALVARIVGGPAERSIALFALGRTVGWLAHAMESAAGGQLIRPRAKYVGVPPP, translated from the coding sequence ATGTCCCACTCCCTCTCTGCGGCCGAAGCGACGGAACGTCTGGGCGTCAACCGGGCCACCCTCTATGCCTATGTCAGCCGCGGCCTGATCCGCTCCGAACCCACTCAGGGCAAAACGCGGGAGCGCCGCTATTCCGGAGAAGACGTGGACACTCTGGTTCGGCGCAAAGAAGAGCGCCGCGATCCCGAGAAGACGGTGCAAGGCGCGCTGAACTGGGGCGTCCCAGTGCTGGAATCGGCGCTGACGTTGATCACCGAAGGACGGCTCTATTACCGGGGATACGATGCAGTGCACCTCGCAGAGCAGTGCAGCTTCGAAGAGGTCGCGGCCCTGTTGTGGACGGGTGAATTGCGGGCCATCGCCCTGCCGCTGCGTGCCCACCTGGCCCTGATCCCCCAGAGTCCAGAGAGTGGCCTGCTGGAGTCTTTTGCCCAGGCCTTGACCCATGCAGGAGCACGTGACCTGCAGGCCAGCGATGCCCGCCCAGGAGCCCAGCCGGGCAACGCCGCGCGGGTCTTGTCGCTGCTGTTTGCGGTCGTGGAGCGACACCGTGGGATTCCCGGCGCGCCGGATCTGGCGCTGCATGAACGCTTGGGGCGTGCGTGGGGAGCGGCGCCCCTGCACACCGACCTGTTGCGCCGGGCTCTGATCCTGACGGCGGATCACGAACTCAACGTTTCGAGTTTCACGGCCCGCTGCATTGCCTCCAGTGGCGCGGGCCTGCACCACGCAGCGTTGGGAGGCTTGTGCGCCCTGCAAGGAGTGCGCCACGGTTTAGGAACCGAGTTGTGTTCTGAACTGCTGGACTTGGCGGAGCGACAAGGGGCTGCCCGCGCCCTCTCAAGCGTGATGAGGCGCTTTCGCCGCCCGCCCGGTTTTGGGCATCGGCTTTATCCTGAAGGCGACCCACGGGGCCAGGCTTTGCTGGATCAGGTGATGGCAACGTCTCCCGACCTGCCTGCCCTCCAGGTGGCGCACGACTTATGTGCGGAGGTGAAACGGGAACTGGGCGAACTCCCGAATGTGGATTTGGCCCTGGCGCTCGTGGCTAGGATCGTAGGTGGCCCTGCAGAGCGCAGCATCGCTCTCTTCGCGCTGGGGCGAACTGTGGGGTGGCTGGCGCACGCGATGGAGTCCGCAGCAGGGGGGCAATTGATCCGTCCCCGCGCGAAGTATGTGGGCGTCCCACCCCCTTGA
- a CDS encoding bifunctional diguanylate cyclase/phosphodiesterase, with translation MKPIPTERVLDDQRNAILEMTVRHQPLEEILQAVSAMLEGQLSGYACSILLVQDGRLWVSAGASLPPAFNAAIDGLPVEVGQGSCGTAAATQQLFMIEDTLTHPFTAAFRDLVLIHGLRTCLSLPVLNGQHQVLGTIALYGWAPGSFASATIEILEQARALVATVTEHHHLTESLRVQAFYDVLTGLPNRRLFGELLQAAAAASSVALLLLDVDDFKGVNDTLGHQAGDQTLCLLVKRLQGCLEPEAIFARLSGDEFTVAVPGMTEEQAVNLARQFHEALVAAPFVVEGMAFDVRLSVGISMVASGEADLQIAQRRADTAMYHAKRRKLGYSVFRSEMLQQATDRLHLAVLLRQALERQQLEVHYQTQHDLQTHRIIGLEALVRWIHPDLGTVPPGQFIPVAEETGLIVDIGHWVLRTACQQGQTWRELGHTDLRIAVNVSSVEFERPGFVKMVAHCLQETGFPAQCLELELTERVVMHDLEESTQRIAHLQEMGISIALDDFGAGYSSLNYVARLPLSTLKIDRAFVRDLQAKPSTEPIVRAILALADTLGLRAVAEGIETAEQLVILQALGCQLGQGFFFHRPEPPHRLWLKPI, from the coding sequence ATGAAGCCGATTCCGACTGAGCGGGTTCTGGACGACCAGCGCAACGCCATCCTCGAGATGACCGTGCGGCATCAACCGCTGGAAGAGATTTTGCAGGCTGTCTCTGCGATGCTTGAAGGACAACTGTCTGGCTACGCCTGTTCCATCCTTCTGGTTCAGGACGGGCGACTGTGGGTCTCGGCTGGGGCCAGTTTACCGCCTGCATTCAATGCAGCCATCGACGGACTGCCCGTGGAAGTGGGGCAGGGCAGTTGCGGCACCGCCGCCGCTACCCAGCAACTTTTCATGATCGAAGATACCCTGACCCACCCGTTCACGGCGGCTTTCCGCGACCTTGTTCTGATCCACGGCCTGCGAACCTGCCTCTCCCTGCCTGTGCTCAACGGACAGCACCAGGTGCTGGGAACCATCGCGCTGTATGGTTGGGCACCCGGATCGTTCGCGTCAGCCACCATCGAAATTCTTGAACAAGCCCGGGCACTGGTCGCCACTGTCACCGAACACCACCACCTGACCGAGTCCCTGCGTGTCCAAGCCTTTTACGACGTCTTGACGGGCCTTCCCAACCGGCGACTGTTCGGTGAATTGCTGCAGGCCGCGGCTGCAGCGTCTTCAGTGGCGCTGCTGCTCCTCGATGTAGACGACTTCAAGGGCGTCAACGACACTTTAGGTCACCAAGCCGGGGATCAGACGTTGTGCCTGTTGGTCAAGCGGTTGCAAGGCTGCCTTGAACCGGAGGCCATCTTCGCTCGCCTCAGCGGCGACGAATTCACGGTTGCAGTTCCCGGAATGACGGAAGAGCAGGCAGTGAACCTGGCGAGGCAATTTCACGAGGCGCTGGTCGCTGCACCGTTTGTGGTTGAGGGGATGGCGTTTGATGTCCGGCTCTCGGTGGGCATCAGTATGGTGGCCAGCGGTGAAGCTGATCTCCAGATTGCGCAACGCCGGGCCGATACAGCGATGTACCACGCCAAGCGGCGCAAACTGGGGTACAGCGTCTTCCGGTCTGAAATGCTGCAGCAGGCTACCGACCGCCTGCACCTGGCTGTTCTCCTGCGTCAAGCGCTCGAGCGGCAACAGCTGGAGGTGCACTACCAAACGCAGCATGATCTTCAGACCCACCGGATCATCGGTTTGGAAGCCCTGGTTCGCTGGATTCACCCAGATCTCGGGACGGTGCCGCCCGGACAGTTCATCCCCGTCGCTGAAGAAACCGGGCTCATCGTGGACATCGGGCACTGGGTGCTACGGACAGCGTGTCAGCAGGGGCAGACTTGGCGGGAACTAGGCCACACGGATCTGCGGATCGCGGTCAACGTGTCGAGCGTCGAGTTTGAGCGGCCGGGGTTCGTGAAGATGGTGGCGCACTGCCTTCAGGAAACGGGGTTTCCCGCGCAATGTCTGGAGCTTGAACTCACCGAGCGGGTCGTGATGCACGACCTGGAGGAATCTACTCAGCGTATAGCTCACCTGCAGGAAATGGGGATCAGTATCGCTCTGGATGATTTCGGAGCCGGGTACTCCTCGCTGAATTATGTGGCTCGCTTGCCCCTGAGCACTCTGAAAATTGACCGGGCCTTTGTGCGTGACCTGCAGGCCAAGCCCTCGACTGAGCCGATCGTCAGGGCCATTCTGGCGCTGGCGGATACCCTGGGCTTGCGTGCTGTGGCCGAAGGCATTGAAACGGCAGAGCAACTGGTCATCCTTCAGGCCCTTGGGTGCCAGTTGGGACAGGGGTTTTTCTTTCATCGACCTGAGCCACCCCATCGCCTATGGCTTAAGCCTATCTAG
- a CDS encoding S8 family peptidase, producing MKRTLPLLLTLTALLAACGQSPNAALPTAAAPEAASEAALVSPAGQFEEGEVIVQLGAGLSAQSLTALSTLGVQSLETLAVVGGASLLRVQITDGQSVLAKVQALNASPLVRFAEPNWIYQHQATASDNYFTDGTLWGMAGDASTPANAFGSQAAEAWTKGSVGNDSVYIGIIDEGYQFDHPDLTGNAWLNPFDPADGRDNDGNGYIDDTRGWDFANSDNTVYDGGTRGSLDSHGTHVAGTIGGTANNGGVVGVNHNVTMISGKFLGRRGGNTADAIKAVDYFTDLKKRHGLNIVATNNSWGGGGYSQAMYEAIVRGANANILFIAAAGNSGTNNDTTASYPSNYDTRSGAGFDAVIAVAAIDKTGALASFSQYGKTSVDIGAPGVAIMSSVPYNKYSSYNGTSMATPHVAGAAALYASTHPGAPAASIRDAILNSAVATSSLTGKTVTGGRLNVSGF from the coding sequence ATGAAGCGTACCCTGCCCCTGCTGCTGACCCTCACTGCCCTGCTCGCTGCCTGCGGACAATCTCCCAATGCTGCCTTGCCGACGGCCGCCGCACCAGAAGCGGCTTCAGAAGCCGCGCTCGTCAGCCCTGCCGGCCAATTTGAAGAGGGTGAAGTGATTGTGCAGCTGGGCGCCGGTCTGAGCGCGCAGAGCTTGACCGCCCTGAGCACACTGGGGGTGCAGTCCCTCGAAACGCTGGCTGTGGTGGGCGGCGCTTCACTGCTGCGCGTGCAGATCACCGACGGCCAGAGTGTGCTGGCAAAAGTTCAAGCCCTGAACGCCAGCCCCTTGGTGCGCTTTGCCGAGCCGAACTGGATTTACCAGCATCAGGCGACCGCCAGCGACAATTATTTCACCGACGGCACCCTCTGGGGCATGGCCGGCGACGCCAGCACCCCCGCCAACGCGTTTGGCAGTCAGGCAGCCGAAGCCTGGACGAAGGGCAGCGTGGGCAATGACAGCGTGTACATTGGCATCATCGACGAGGGGTACCAGTTCGACCACCCAGACCTGACGGGGAACGCCTGGCTCAACCCCTTTGACCCGGCCGACGGCCGGGACAACGACGGCAATGGCTACATTGACGACACGCGCGGCTGGGACTTTGCCAATAGCGACAACACGGTCTACGATGGGGGCACGCGCGGCAGCCTCGACAGCCACGGCACCCACGTCGCCGGCACCATTGGCGGCACGGCCAACAATGGTGGCGTGGTGGGGGTCAATCACAATGTCACCATGATCAGCGGCAAGTTTTTGGGGCGCCGGGGCGGCAACACGGCTGATGCGATTAAGGCCGTGGACTACTTCACCGACCTGAAAAAGCGTCACGGACTCAATATCGTGGCGACCAACAACTCCTGGGGCGGTGGCGGCTACTCGCAGGCCATGTACGAAGCCATCGTGCGCGGCGCCAACGCGAACATTCTGTTCATCGCGGCGGCCGGCAACAGCGGCACCAACAACGACACCACGGCCAGCTACCCCAGCAACTATGACACCAGATCTGGCGCTGGCTTCGACGCTGTCATTGCCGTGGCCGCCATTGACAAGACCGGTGCCCTGGCGAGCTTCAGCCAGTACGGTAAGACTTCTGTCGACATTGGCGCGCCCGGCGTGGCGATCATGAGTAGCGTGCCGTACAACAAGTACAGCAGCTACAACGGCACCAGCATGGCAACTCCACATGTGGCTGGTGCGGCCGCTCTCTACGCCAGCACCCATCCTGGCGCTCCTGCTGCCAGCATCCGTGACGCGATCCTGAACAGCGCCGTGGCGACCAGCAGCCTGACTGGCAAGACCGTCACAGGTGGCCGCTTAAACGTCAGCGGCTTCTAA
- a CDS encoding transposase gives MVHGVLQGSTPLFPARLWPQVQLLVVGALLSPGKRTVTAALRVLGLADDPRFGTFHRLLSRAHWSSLHASRVLFGLLLTAFVSSEPLVLGLDNTTLRRIGAKISATGISRGPARSSRGQFVKASGLRRLGLMLLMPSPWANPTWARPFLMALVPSQRDNEERGHRHQSLTDWARHMLRVVQRWSLGRQLIVVADIASAVIQWLSDLQQGRPMTVTARALPGCGALHPSTRLSGSPDGLTPAQRRPPFTPGVPGS, from the coding sequence GTGGTTCACGGGGTTCTGCAAGGCTCCACTCCACTGTTCCCGGCACGCCTCTGGCCGCAGGTGCAACTCCTGGTCGTCGGGGCACTGTTGTCTCCTGGGAAACGGACGGTGACGGCGGCGTTGCGGGTGCTTGGCCTGGCAGACGATCCAAGATTCGGGACATTTCACCGCCTCTTGAGTCGGGCGCACTGGTCGAGTCTTCACGCCAGTCGGGTGCTGTTCGGTCTGCTCCTCACCGCCTTTGTCTCCTCAGAACCGCTGGTTCTCGGCCTGGACAACACCACCCTCCGACGTATCGGCGCGAAGATCAGTGCCACAGGCATCTCCCGTGGTCCGGCCAGATCCAGTCGCGGTCAGTTCGTCAAGGCCAGCGGTCTCCGCCGGCTGGGCCTGATGCTGCTCATGCCCAGCCCTTGGGCCAACCCCACTTGGGCACGGCCATTCCTGATGGCACTCGTGCCGTCACAGCGGGACAACGAAGAACGCGGTCACCGGCACCAGTCGCTGACCGACTGGGCCCGGCACATGCTCCGCGTCGTGCAGCGCTGGAGTCTAGGACGGCAACTGATCGTGGTGGCAGACATCGCCTCCGCGGTCATCCAGTGGCTCTCCGATCTCCAGCAGGGCCGTCCAATGACCGTCACCGCTAGGGCTTTGCCTGGATGCGGCGCTCTACACCCCAGCACCCGATTGAGCGGCTCGCCAGATGGGCTGACCCCGGCTCAAAGGCGACCGCCTTTCACCCCTGGCGTCCCTGGTTCATGA
- a CDS encoding alpha/beta fold hydrolase, protein MTSPTSAASPGRSGSSLHHIRRGQGKPLLLIHGLGSSWQTWAPILAGLEAQREVIAVDLPGFGHTPPLPGEVSIATLADALTDFLTRANLLGIDAVGTSMGARLVLELARRGGVLGAVVSLDPGGFWRGWERGFFYSTVAASIRLIRALQPVMPALTASPVGRSALFAQFSSHPWALAPELTLTEMRSFAASPSTDELLRNLAFGEVQQGIPRGRLAHPLVIGWGRWDRVCLPVQASRAQQLFPDARLHWFDHSGHFPHWDMPAQTLRLILDTTS, encoded by the coding sequence GTGACTTCACCCACATCCGCCGCCTCTCCGGGCCGCTCCGGTTCTTCGCTCCACCACATCCGGCGCGGCCAGGGCAAGCCGCTGCTGTTGATCCATGGGCTGGGCAGTTCTTGGCAGACCTGGGCGCCGATTCTGGCCGGGCTGGAGGCGCAGCGTGAAGTCATCGCCGTCGATCTGCCCGGCTTCGGCCACACGCCCCCGCTGCCCGGTGAAGTGAGCATCGCCACGCTCGCCGACGCGCTGACCGATTTTCTGACGCGGGCGAACCTCCTGGGCATCGACGCAGTGGGCACCTCAATGGGCGCCCGGTTGGTGCTGGAACTCGCGCGGCGCGGGGGCGTCCTGGGAGCGGTGGTGTCACTTGATCCAGGCGGGTTCTGGCGGGGTTGGGAACGGGGCTTTTTCTACAGCACGGTGGCCGCGTCCATCCGGCTGATCCGTGCGCTTCAACCTGTCATGCCCGCCCTGACGGCTTCTCCCGTCGGCCGCAGCGCCCTGTTCGCCCAGTTCTCCTCGCATCCCTGGGCCTTGGCGCCGGAACTCACCCTGACCGAAATGAGGAGCTTCGCCGCCTCACCTTCCACCGACGAACTGCTGCGCAACCTGGCGTTTGGCGAGGTGCAGCAAGGGATCCCCCGGGGCCGGTTGGCGCACCCTCTGGTGATCGGCTGGGGCCGGTGGGACCGGGTGTGTCTGCCGGTACAGGCATCAAGGGCTCAGCAGTTATTTCCTGACGCCCGGCTGCATTGGTTCGACCACAGCGGCCACTTCCCGCACTGGGACATGCCCGCACAGACATTGCGGCTGATTCTGGACACGACATCCTGA